A DNA window from Pseudomonas resinovorans NBRC 106553 contains the following coding sequences:
- a CDS encoding DUF1289 domain-containing protein → MDAERPVRSPCVQVCVLDDHDICSGCQRSADEITRWGRMDNAERREVLARCFERAKAGGLFLNSPSQAS, encoded by the coding sequence ATGGACGCCGAACGCCCCGTCCGCTCGCCCTGCGTGCAGGTCTGCGTGCTGGACGACCATGACATCTGCAGCGGCTGCCAGCGCAGCGCCGACGAAATCACCCGTTGGGGCCGCATGGACAATGCCGAGCGCCGTGAGGTCCTGGCCCGCTGTTTCGAGCGTGCCAAGGCCGGCGGCCTGTTCCTGAACAGCCCCTCCCAGGCTTCCTGA
- a CDS encoding gamma carbonic anhydrase family protein: protein MKYRLGTAQVEAHPDSWTAPTATLVGKVRLDAGASVWFGAVLRGDNELIHIGENSNVQDGTVMHTDMGYPLSIGRSVTIGHNAMLHGCSVGDFSLIGINAVVLNGAKIGKYCIIGANALIPEGKEIPDGSLVMGSPGKVVRELTEQQKKMLEASAAHYVHNAQRYARDLAEQDD from the coding sequence ATGAAATACCGCCTTGGAACCGCCCAGGTCGAAGCCCATCCCGACAGCTGGACCGCTCCCACTGCCACCCTGGTGGGCAAGGTACGCCTGGACGCCGGTGCCAGTGTCTGGTTCGGTGCCGTGCTGCGCGGCGACAACGAGCTGATCCATATCGGCGAGAACAGCAACGTCCAGGACGGCACGGTGATGCACACCGACATGGGCTATCCGCTCAGCATCGGCCGCAGCGTCACCATCGGCCATAACGCCATGCTGCACGGCTGCTCCGTGGGCGACTTCAGCCTGATCGGCATCAACGCCGTGGTGCTCAACGGCGCCAAGATCGGCAAGTACTGCATCATCGGCGCCAACGCGCTGATCCCCGAAGGCAAGGAGATCCCCGACGGTTCGCTGGTCATGGGCTCCCCCGGCAAGGTGGTGCGCGAGCTGACCGAGCAACAGAAGAAGATGCTCGAGGCCAGCGCCGCCCACTACGTGCACAACGCCCAGCGCTACGCCCGCGACCTCGCGGAGCAGGACGACTGA
- a CDS encoding CoA pyrophosphatase translates to MLDDLLRRVQSYSPRTLETDHDFPEAAVLVPITRSDEPELVLTLRASGLSTHGGEVAFPGGRRDPEDQDLVRTALREAEEEVGLPPGLVEVIGPLSPLVSRHGIRVTPYVGLVPDFVQYKANDGEIDSVFSVPLAFFRDDPRQVTHRIDYLGRSWYVPSYQYGEYKIWGLTAIMVVELVNLVYDAGIDMTRAPTHFIQLK, encoded by the coding sequence GTGCAGAGCTACTCCCCGAGAACCCTGGAGACCGATCACGACTTCCCCGAAGCGGCGGTGCTGGTGCCCATCACCCGCAGCGACGAGCCCGAACTGGTCCTGACCCTGCGCGCCAGCGGCCTCTCCACCCATGGTGGTGAAGTGGCCTTCCCCGGCGGTCGCCGCGATCCGGAAGACCAGGACCTGGTCCGCACCGCCCTGCGCGAGGCGGAAGAGGAAGTCGGCCTGCCCCCGGGCCTGGTGGAAGTCATCGGGCCGCTCAGCCCGCTGGTTTCCCGCCACGGAATCAGGGTCACTCCTTATGTGGGGCTGGTCCCGGACTTCGTCCAGTACAAGGCCAACGACGGGGAGATCGACTCGGTGTTCAGCGTGCCCCTGGCGTTCTTCCGCGACGATCCGCGCCAGGTGACCCATCGCATCGACTACCTCGGCCGCAGCTGGTACGTACCGAGCTACCAGTACGGCGAATACAAGATCTGGGGCCTGACCGCGATCATGGTCGTGGAACTGGTCAACCTGGTCTACGACGCGGGCATCGACATGACCCGCGCGCCCACGCACTTCATACAACTCAAGTAA